The Arachis ipaensis cultivar K30076 chromosome B07, Araip1.1, whole genome shotgun sequence genome includes a window with the following:
- the LOC107607147 gene encoding putative protein FAR1-RELATED SEQUENCE 10 has protein sequence MQLQFTDEEAVYRFYKTYAMMHGFAVRLDEVRHDSNGCIIMRQIVCNRAGSRKEEVEKDERIRDHRPLTRSCCRARIRARLDRKIHKWKVVLFHEEHSHGLVDPLDVSMMPEYRTFSVSDKAQAKNLHDIGIRTYHIL, from the coding sequence ATGCAACTTCAGTTTACAGATGAGGAAGCTGTTTATCGATTCTACAAGACTTATGCAATGATGCACGGTTTCGCTGTGAGGTTGGATGAAGTCAGACACGATAGCAATGGTTGCATAATTATGCGCCAAATTGTTTGCAATCGGGCGGGCTCAAGAAAGGAAGAGGTTGAAAAGGACGAAAGAATCAGGGACCACCGACCCCTAACTCGAAGTTGTTGCCGGGCGAGAATTCGTGCAAGACTAgatagaaaaattcataaatGGAAGGTTGTTTTGTTCCATGAAGAGCACTCTCATGGATTAGTTGATCCACTCGACGTTAGCATGATGCCTGAGTATCGCACATTCAGTGTCTCGGATAAAGCTCAGGCGAAGAATTTGCACGACATAGGCATCAGGACCTATCACATCTTGTGA
- the LOC107607146 gene encoding protein FAR1-RELATED SEQUENCE 5-like: MYNLITQHRKKKVKGGDANATISYLRGKAGNDSYFFGKNVYNKPLVIFSSSNHHGQTVIFGCGLLVNEDIGSYKWLLETFLEAMGNKHPMAVVTDGDLSMREAIKHVFPYATHRLCAWHLHRNACEKVKNSEFLNDFKKLIYANVSVEEFQVMWGDMVVRYNLSSNSWVDQTFELRNLWALAYLRDQFFGQIRTTSQCEGINSLIKAYVRKKDTLLEFINNMETVVSHYRNNERVAEFNSKYTDPVLVTSLPTLEDFTAKTLSCNMFWEVKKEIEGACAMNTELVIQDGGKLYFKCNNFGVPEIDHVVEFDRVGGMLHCECLWFENRGIPCMHIFACLKHQHVKVIPESLVCKRWKKNAKSDFMKSNVDDPSNSDKVLKCRLGVLGAECFRLMDVACKNSSDFVEAINDVVNTITKLQKRGENSHKGNLDDDYVVDPLVVKSKGAPNKNSKFKQRRRCSNCDVIGHYNKSCPNVPGRIPKEPVDDDTEKNISSHLDILTKRKSHDSMKNQQKMEKDRNIGGGTAPTSAAKSAFTDQVKTSSPGPYIPVCASTSNEESGMSSRTTESPVVAPETGMAD; this comes from the exons ATGTACAACCTCATTACTCAACATAGAAAGAAAAAGGTGAAGGGTGGTGATGCAAATGCTACAATAAGCTACCTGAGAGGTAAAGCTGGGAATGATTCTTATTTCTTTGGCAA GAACGTCTACAATAAACCACTTGTGATATTTTCTAGTAGCAATCATCATGGGCAGACCGTCATATTTGGATGTGGTCTTCTTGTTAATGAGGATATTGGTTCATACAAGTGGCTCTTGGAAACTTTTTTGGAAGCAATGGGGAATAAACACCCTATGGCAGTTGTCACCGATGGAGATCTTTCAATGAGAGAAGCCATTAAACATGTCTTTCCTTATGCAACACATCGACTATGTGCATGGCACTTACATAGGAATGCATGCGAGAAGGTTAAGAACAGTGAATTTTTAAATGACTTCAAGAAATTGATTTATGCTAATGTGAGTGTTGAAGAGTTTCAGGTCATGTGGGGAGACATGGTGGTGAGGTATAACTTATCAAGCAATTCTTGGGTCGACCAAACCTTTGAGTTGAGGAATTTATGGGCTCTTGCATATTTGAGGGACCAATTTTTTGGGCAAATTAGGACAACATCCCAGTGTGAAGGGATTAACTCTCTGATAAAAGCATATGTGAGAAAGAAAGATACCCTTCTTGAATTCATCAATAACATGGAGACCGTTGTTAGCCATTACAGGAACAATGAAAGAGTTGCAGAGTTCAATAGTAAATATACCGATCCAGTACTTGTGACTTCTTTGCCGACACTTGAAGATTTTACTGCAAAGACTTTATCTTGTAACATGTTCTGGGAGGTCAAGAAGGAAATTGAGGGTGCTTGTGCTATGAATACAGAGTTGGTAATTCAGGATGGTGGAAAACTATACTTCAAGTGTAACAATTTTGGAGTGCCAGAGATTGATCATGTGGTTGAGTTTGACAGAGTTGGGGGGATGCTTCATTGTGAGTGTCTGTGGTTCGAAAATAGAGGGATTCCCTGCATGCACATATTCGCATGCCTAAAGCACCAACACGTTAAAGTTATTCCAGAAAGCTTAGTTTGCAAGCGTTGGAAGAAGAATGCCAAGAGCGATTTCATGAAGTCAAACGTCGATGATCCAAGTAATTCTGATAAGGTACTAAAGTGTCGTTTGGGTGTGTTGGGTGCTGAGTGTTTTAGGTTGATGGATGTTGCATGTAAGAACTCAAGTGATTTTGTCGAAGCAATAAATGATGTTGTCAACACAATTACAAAACTCCAAAAGCGAGGTGAAAATTCACACAAAGGTAATTTAGACGATGACTACGTTGTTGACCCATTGGTGGTGAAGAGTAAGGGAGCTCCCaataaaaactcaaaatttaaGCAACGTAGAAGGTGTTCAAACTGCGATGTGATAGGGCACTACAACAAAAGTTGTCCTAATGTTCCTGGAAGAATCCCAAAGGAGCCAGTAGACGATGATACAGAAAAGAATATCAGCAGCCATCTTGACATCCTCACTAAG CGTAAAAGTCATGACAGTATGAAAAATCAGCAGAAGATGGAAAAAGATAGGAACATTGGTGGTGGAACAGCACCAACCTCAGCAGCTAAATCGGCTTTTACTGATCAAGTGAAAACATCAAGTCCTGGTCCCTATATCCCGGTTTGTGCATCTACAAGTAACGAAGAGTCCGGGATGAGTTCCAGAACAACTGAGTCTCCTGTTGTAGCCCCTGAAACTGGAATGGCAGATTGA
- the LOC107607148 gene encoding uncharacterized protein LOC107607148: protein MEIYVDDMVAKTTQEKSHCDNLKEIFEQIRTYKMRLNPEKCAFGVQGGKFLGFMLTSRGIEANPEKCEAILNMASPRTIKEVQQLAGKVAALSRFLPSASSRSYHFFQTITKNKKFQWTEECEKAFTELKTILSSPPVLQRPDVGKPLYLYLSVSNHSISSALVLETEKAQQPVYFVSRVMQSTEQRYPKIEQLALALVTTTRRLRHYFQSYTVIVRTNQPLRQILTKPELAGRLTKWSIELSEFDIQFQPRSALKAQILADFISELTSDVHNKCWELHVDGASSKGGSGAGIILKEGDTVVAEQSLQFHFPANNNQAEYEALIARLKLALNLQVQSLTAHCDSLLVVQQIQGEYQVNDPLLERYWLVAKDLISKFSSFIILHVHRDKNIRADVLSKLAATRSDTQTSALSQLTLKKPSIELLSISINHLHDWRTPFLEYINTGTIPRDELNMQHFKRRASLYTNIGGELYRRGISQPLLKCLNTEEAREVMDEVHEGICGNHIGGRALAAKIVRTGYYWPTMKRDCITKVKKCDKCQKHEAISTKPAEVLHSREVAGLSIDGGLIFSAHFQQRQDRFGIPKEIISDNGRHFTDNKLGSFLKKFNIQHHFSSVEHPQSNGQAETANRIILQAMKRKLDNAKGEWAELIPEILWSYNTTIQTTTGETPFKLVYGSEALIPVEVGTPTIRTELYDEQYNTRIRSTELDLVEEDIDIAAIKQRAMKQLAERKHSRKVIPRTFTKDDLVLR, encoded by the exons ATGGAAATTTATGTCGACGATATGGTCGCCAAGACCACCCAGGAGAAGTCACACTGCGACAACCTTAAAGAGATATTCGAACAGATACGAACATACAAGATGAGACTCAACCCAGAAAAATGCGCCTTTGGGGTGCAAGGTGGCAAATTCCTCGGATTTATGCTAACTTCACgaggaatcgaagcaaacccCGAAAAATGTGAAGCAATACTCAACATGGCGAGCCCTAGAACAATAAAAGAAGTACAACAATTGGCAGGAAAGGTAGCAGCACTATCTCGGTTCCTACCATCAGCATCAAGCCGATCATACCATTTCTTCCAAACAATAACAAAGAACAAAAAGTTTCAATGGACAGAGGAATGTGAGAAAGCGTTCACCGAGCTCAAAACCATTTTGTCATCTCCACCAGTACTGCAAAGACCAGATGTCGGTAAACCGCTATACTTATATTTATCTGTTTCTAATCATTCTATAAGCTCGGCCTTAGTCCTTGAGACAGAAAAAGCACAACAACCGGTATACTTCGTCAGTAGAGTCATGCAATCCACAGAACAGAGGTATCCGAAGATAGAACAGCTAGCCTTAGCACTCGTAACAACAACGAGAAGACTCAGACACTACTTCCAGAGCTACACAGTAATAGTACGGACAAACCAACCGCTAAGACAAATACTGACAAAACCAGAACTAGCTGGACGACTAACTAAATGGTCCATCGAGCTCTCAGAATTCGACATCCAATTTCAACCAAGGTCAGCCTTAAAAGCACAGATCCTCGCTGACTTTATATCAGAACTAACCTCAGACGTACACAACAAATGCTGGGAACTACATGTCGACGGAGCATCCAGCAAGGGAGGAAGCGGAGCTGGGATAATTCTGAAAGAAGGGGACACTGTGGTGGCTGAGCAATCTCTCCAGTTCCACTTCCCAGCAAACaataatcaggcagagtatgagGCCCTTATAGCCAGACTCAAGCTCGCCCTCAACCTCCAGGTACAAAGTCTAACAGCTCACTGCGATTCTCTCTTGGTGGTTCAACAAATCCAAGGAGAATATCAGGTAAATGATCCCTTGCTAGAGCGATATTGGCTCGTAGCAAaggatcttatttcaaaattcagtTCATTCATTATTCTACATGTGCATAGAGATAAGAATATTAGAGCCGATGTATTATCCAAACTTGCCGCCACTAGATCAGACACACAAACGTCGGCATTATCACAACTCACACTTAAAAAACCCAGTATTGAATTACTATCTATAAGCATTAACCACCTCCATGATTGGAGAACACCTTTTCTTGAATACATCAACACAGGCACCATACCCAGAGACGAGCTCAACATGCAACACTTCAAGCGAAGAGCAAGTCTCTATACAAACATAGGTGGAGAACTATACAGACGAGGTATCTCACAACCATTACTAAAGTGCCTAAACACTGAGGAGGCAAGGGAGGTGATGGACGAAGTTCATGAGGGCATATGCGGAAACCACATCGGAGGACGAGCTCTCGCCGCAAAGATCGTCCGAACAGGATACTATTGGCCAACCATGAAAAGAGATTGCATAACAAAAGTCAAGAAATGTGACAAATGCCAAAAACATGAGGCTATCTCTACAAAGCCGGCTGAGGTATTACACAGCAGGGAGGTAGCTGGCCTTTCCATAGATGGGGGCTTGATATTCTCGGCCCATTTCCAACAGCGCCAGGACAG ATTTGGAATACCAAAGGAAATAATATCAGACAATGGCAGACATTTTACAGATAATAAGCTCGGCtcatttctaaaaaaatttaatatacagCATCATTTTAGCTCGGTCGAACACCCACAGAGCAATGGGCAGGCCGAGACTGCTAACCGAATTATATTGCAGGCAATGAAAAGAAAGCTTGACAATGCAAAAGGTGAATGGGCCGAGCTGATCCCAGAAATATTGTGGAGTTACAACACAACAATACAAACCACCACAGGCGAAACACCTTTCAAACTAGTGTATGGATCAGAAGCGctaatcccagtagaggtcggGACTCCTACAATCAGAACCGAACTATACGATGAACAGTACAACACACGCATAAGGAGCACCGAGCTTGACCTCGTCGAAGAAGACATAGATATTGCGGCAATTAAACAAAGAGCCATGAAGCAATTGGCGGAAAGAAAACACAGTAGAAAAGTCATTCCAAGAACATTTACTAAGGACGACTTAGTCCTCAGATGA